The following proteins come from a genomic window of Acanthopagrus latus isolate v.2019 chromosome 5, fAcaLat1.1, whole genome shotgun sequence:
- the LOC119020323 gene encoding natterin-3-like, with translation MDTGMMKLSLLLLLVLLPLSSATPLDPRDNTEQRNVSELTTDTSMLIGRPLLTVAKLRQRRQVQSSTPVSTDSSNLEWVTWNNSLPIDAVSIYNEYVGRIDYVCKFYCEAGFYNPSEGPYCHYAKSNKAYLGSPFQILVNKDNFEILEWKDGSYGSVPKNSVRTCPGVNIYVGQNKYGLGKVSTQDKCFYLPLKGSEYWYRDYQVLTINENIVSQKIYDVKYITDESKTFQYPPEIMRKTVITNNECSPVTKTDTLTQSYEVQKKWDTSFSISVGVSTIIEAGIPIFVKGHFQISIGGAFQYSQGNTVTETITDTVTVVFTAPPNHSCTATMKRIKYKLNIPFTALFSRTYGNGEIHTTSITGTYDSVQTAEVQAEIDRCEILISKPCTQIAKSPHNVSHNVSHNVSLYLMLLLGQVGNQLLFL, from the exons ATGGACACTGGGATG atgaagctgtcactgttgttgctgctggtcCTGCTGCCTCTGTCCTCAGCCACACCTCTGGACCCCAGAgacaacacagagcagagaaatg TCTCTGAGTTGACCACCGACACATCGATGCTCATAGGTCGACCTCTTCTGACTGTTGCCAAGttgaggcagaggaggcaggtTCAGTCTTCTACTCCTGTGTCTACTGATAGCTCTAACCTGGAGTGGGTGACCTGGAACAACTCTCTCCCTATTGATGCTGTTTCAATTTACAATGAATATGTTGGTCGTATTGATTATGTCTGCAAATTCTATTGTGAGGCTGGCTTTTATAATCCTAGTGAGGGTCCTTATTGTCACTATGCCAAATCAAATAAAGCATATCTTGGTTCCCCATTTCAGATCCTGGTAAACAAAGACAACTTTGAGATCCTGGAGTGGAAGGACGGTTCATACGGTTCAGTTCCCAAGAATTCAGTCCGAACCTGCCCTGGGGTGAACATATATGTAGGGCAGAACAAATATGGACTTGGGAAGGTGTCTACTCAGGATAAGTGCTTTTACCTACCTTTGAAAGGTTCTGAATATTGGTATAGAGACTACCAGGTTCTGACCATCAATGAGAATATAGTTAGCCAGAAGATCTACGATGTCAAGTACATCACTGATGAGTCTAAAACCTTTCAGTATCCTCCAGAGATCATGCGTAAAACAGTCATCACCAACAATGAATGCAGTCCAGTGACTAAAACAGATACCCTCACACAGTCATATGAGGTGCAGAAAAAGTGGGACACTTCCTTTTCTATCAGTGTGGGTGTTAGTACGATCATCGAAGCTGGCATCCCTATCTTCGTTAAGGGACATTTCCAGATCAGCATTGGGGGGGCTTTCCAGTACTCTCAGGGGAACACTGTGACAGAGACTATCACTGACACAGTTACTGTGGTGTTCACAGCCCCGCCAAACCACTCCTGCACTGCTACTATGAAGCGCATTAAGTACAAACTTAACATCCCGTTCACAGCACTCTTCAGCCGCACCTATGGTAATGGGGAGATCCACACAACGTCTATCACAGGAACGTATGACAGCGTTCagacagcagaggtccaggCTGAGATAGACCGATGTGAAATACTCATCTCAAAGCCTTGCACACAAATTGCAAAAAGcccacataatgtgtcacataatgtgtcacataATGTGTCTCTatatttgatgcttttattgGGGCAGGTTGGTAACCAGCTCTTGTTCCTGTGA
- the LOC119020325 gene encoding natterin-3-like isoform X2, whose protein sequence is MMKLSLLLLLVLLPLSSATPLDLGDNTEQRNVSELTADGSFIDRPFQTDETLSQRRQILVNKDNFEILEWKDGSYGSVPKNSVQTCPGEDIYVGQNKYGLGKVSTQDKCFYLPWKGSEYWYRDYQVLTINENIVSQKIYDVKYITDESKTFQYPPEIMRKTVISNNECSPVTKTDTLTQSYEEHQKWDISFSISVGVSTIIETGIPLFIEGRFQVSTEVAFQYSQGNTVTKTTTDTVTVVFTAPPNHSCTATMNRLKYKLNIPFTALFSRTYGNGEIHTTSITGTYDSVQTAEVQTVLDRCEVLNNSKPCT, encoded by the exons ATG ATGAAGCTGtcactgttgttgctgctggtcCTGCTGCCTCTGTCCTCAGCCACACCTCTGGACCTCGGAgacaacacagagcagagaaatg TCTCTGAGTTGACCGCCGATGGATCGTTCATAGATCGACCTTTTCAGACTGATGAGACGTTAAGCCAGAGGAGGCAG ATCCTGGTAAACAAAGACAACTTTGAGATCCTGGAGTGGAAGGACGGTTCATACGGTTCAGTTCCCAAGAATTCAGTCCAAACCTGCCCTGGGGAGGACATATATGTAGGGCAGAACAAATATGGACTTGGGAAAGTGTCTACTCAGGATAAGTGCTTTTACCTACCTTGGAAAGGTTCTGAATATTGGTATAGAGACTACCAGGTTCTGACCATCAATGAGAATATAGTTAGCCAGAAGATCTACGATGTCAAGTACATCACTGATGAGTCTAAAACCTTTCAGTATCCTCCAGAGATCATGCGTAAAACAGTCATCAGTAACAATGAATGCAGTCCAGTGACTAAAACAGATACCCTCACACAGTCATATGAGGAGCATCAAAAGTGGGACATTTCCTTTTCTATCAGTGTGGGTGTTAGTACAATCATCGAAACTGGCATCCCTCTCTTCATTGAGGGACGTTTCCAGGTCAGCACTGAGGTGGCTTTCCAGTACTCTCAGGGGAACACTGTGACAAAGACTACCACCGACACTGTTACTGTGGTGTTCACAGCCCCGCCAAACCACTCCTGCACTGCTACTATGAACCGCCTTAAGTACAAACTTAACATCCCGTTCACAGCACTCTTCAGCCGCACCTATGGTAATGGGGAGATCCACACGACGTCTATCACAGGAACGTATGACAGCGTTCAGACAGCAGAGGTCCAGACTGTGTTGGACCGATGTGAAGTTCTAAACAACTCCAAGCCTTGCACATGA
- the LOC119020325 gene encoding natterin-3-like isoform X1, giving the protein MMKLSLLLLLVLLPLSSATPLDLGDNTEQRNVSELTADGSFIDRPFQTDETLSQRRQVQSSTPSSSILEWVIWNNSLPIDAVSIYNEYVGRLDYVCKFQCEAGFYNPSEGPYCHYAKSNQAYLGSPFQILVNKDNFEILEWKDGSYGSVPKNSVQTCPGEDIYVGQNKYGLGKVSTQDKCFYLPWKGSEYWYRDYQVLTINENIVSQKIYDVKYITDESKTFQYPPEIMRKTVISNNECSPVTKTDTLTQSYEEHQKWDISFSISVGVSTIIETGIPLFIEGRFQVSTEVAFQYSQGNTVTKTTTDTVTVVFTAPPNHSCTATMNRLKYKLNIPFTALFSRTYGNGEIHTTSITGTYDSVQTAEVQTVLDRCEVLNNSKPCT; this is encoded by the exons ATG ATGAAGCTGtcactgttgttgctgctggtcCTGCTGCCTCTGTCCTCAGCCACACCTCTGGACCTCGGAgacaacacagagcagagaaatg TCTCTGAGTTGACCGCCGATGGATCGTTCATAGATCGACCTTTTCAGACTGATGAGACGTTAAGCCAGAGGAGGCAGGTTCAGTCTTCTACTCCATCTAGCTCTATCCTGGAGTGGGTGATTTGGAACAACTCTCTACCTATTGATGCTGTTTCAATTTACAATGAATATGTTGGTCGTCTTGATTATGTCTGCAAATTCCAGTGTGAGGCTGGCTTTTATAATCCTAGTGAGGGTCCTTACTGTCACTATGCAAAATCAAACCAAGCATATCTTGGTTCCCCATTTCAGATCCTGGTAAACAAAGACAACTTTGAGATCCTGGAGTGGAAGGACGGTTCATACGGTTCAGTTCCCAAGAATTCAGTCCAAACCTGCCCTGGGGAGGACATATATGTAGGGCAGAACAAATATGGACTTGGGAAAGTGTCTACTCAGGATAAGTGCTTTTACCTACCTTGGAAAGGTTCTGAATATTGGTATAGAGACTACCAGGTTCTGACCATCAATGAGAATATAGTTAGCCAGAAGATCTACGATGTCAAGTACATCACTGATGAGTCTAAAACCTTTCAGTATCCTCCAGAGATCATGCGTAAAACAGTCATCAGTAACAATGAATGCAGTCCAGTGACTAAAACAGATACCCTCACACAGTCATATGAGGAGCATCAAAAGTGGGACATTTCCTTTTCTATCAGTGTGGGTGTTAGTACAATCATCGAAACTGGCATCCCTCTCTTCATTGAGGGACGTTTCCAGGTCAGCACTGAGGTGGCTTTCCAGTACTCTCAGGGGAACACTGTGACAAAGACTACCACCGACACTGTTACTGTGGTGTTCACAGCCCCGCCAAACCACTCCTGCACTGCTACTATGAACCGCCTTAAGTACAAACTTAACATCCCGTTCACAGCACTCTTCAGCCGCACCTATGGTAATGGGGAGATCCACACGACGTCTATCACAGGAACGTATGACAGCGTTCAGACAGCAGAGGTCCAGACTGTGTTGGACCGATGTGAAGTTCTAAACAACTCCAAGCCTTGCACATGA